From a single Triplophysa rosa linkage group LG1, Trosa_1v2, whole genome shotgun sequence genomic region:
- the si:ch211-196f2.6 gene encoding immunoglobulin domain-containing protein — MSNNFLCALLILAYLRSGKSNTDVSISHSRYKEGRNVTCVLTGDEKMTQINWEMLKGPNRTKLGTFHPSLGTHIPPEYKTEVQIQGKSTPHPLSSLLIEAALNESVQICCAFVTFPSGKLEQCTDIREKEANINTMTKDFTYMKREPGMGFLGRLGAVIIGSILSLITLVMLFFLCRKCNYRRRQSFEICIQLTDTPAETQEEPASTSQSSSNGFDPSKLYAKIKKDLFYGRLWKSYQGQPRAWTQDSTCDQGHVYHLLGQSPLPRRNMDSRSLRPNTT; from the exons ATGAGCAACAACTTTCTATGTGCTCTTCTCATTCTTGCTTATCTGCGATCAG GCAAATCCAACACGGATGTATCTATCAGTCACAGTCGATACAAAGAAGGTCGGAATGTGACCTGCGTTCTTACAGGAGATGAAAAAATGACTCAGATTaactgggaaatgctaaaaggcCCAAATCGCACCAAACTCGGCACGTTTCATCCAAGTTTGGGAACTCACATACCACCTGAATACAAGACTGAAGTTCAAATCCAGGGCAAATCAACTCCACATCCATTATCATCCCTTCTCATTGAAGCAGCATTAAATGAGAGTGTCCAAATCTGTTGTGCATTTGTAACATTTCCTTCAGGGAAACTAGAGCAATGCACCGACATCCGCGAGAAAGAAGCCAATATTAACACTATGACTAAAG ATTTTACTTATATGAAACGAGAACCGGGGATGGGATTTTTGGGACGTTTGGGTGCGGTGATTATTGGATCCATTCTTTCCCTTATAACCTTGGTCATGCTATTCTTCTTATGCAGAAAGTGCAACTATAGAAG GAGGCAATCGTTTGAAATATGTATACAACTGACAGACACACCTGCTGAG ACACAAGAAGAACCAGCTTCAACTTCTCAAAGTTCTTCAAATGGCTTTGACCCCTCCAAACTTTATGCTAAGATCAAAAAAGACCTTTTCTACGGCCGGTTGTGGAAGTCGTACCAAGGCCAACCCAGGGCATGGACGCAGGATTCCACGTGTGATCAAGGACATGTTTATCACCTACTAGGACAGAGTCCTTTACCACGAAGAAATATGGACAGCCGCTCCTTGAGACCAAATACAACATGA
- the nat16l gene encoding N-acetyltransferase 16, like: MESHGLGESEGLTFFLARPEDYDDVMAISHDIYGGNDYLPCRYHPWMTEPDRLVIIARRGSRLVALESSLVVDGGKTVVVEGLRVCPTERGHGLAGVIQRFADGYVKKVYPTVKNKRLTRADNPGPEKLSKFTYLDKRAILSLCGDSETFDGFVSYLKAKLNVSDGSTRYPLVTKHIDQAALKGLLLNPDVSSRLQLPGSAIIQDWQPLDLLESNLEVLARRNLSWFVDDLNEKPLFMSFHTPLYPVPFNGGSLRLNIDMFGTDASLAKRALTAHLNTVKGEIQSTVLVHMYMHPSLWEVMRQFCEGHDGVKQWRNYWEQLFLERELV; this comes from the exons ATGGAGTCGCATGGTTTGGGTGAGAGTGAAGGGCTGACCTTCTTCCTGGCCAGACCAGAGGATTATGATGATGTGATGGCCATATCGCATGACATATACGGGGGCAACGATTACCTTCCATGTCGCTATCACCCCTGGATGACTGAACCGGACAGATTGGTTATAATAGCAAGGAGGGGCAGCCGGTTG GTGGCGTTGGAGTCAAGCCTTGTGGTTGATGGTGGTAAAACAGTGGTAGTCGAGGGATTAAGGGTGTGTCCAACTGAAAGAGGCCACGGTCTAGCTGGAGTTATCCAGAGATTTGCTGATGGGTATGTAAAGAAGGTTTACCCCACGGTGAAGAACAAGCGTCTCACCAGAGCAGATAACCCAGGGCCTGAAAAACTGAGCAAGTTCACATATCTGGACAAAAGG GCTATCTTGTCGCTGTGTGGGGATTCTGAGACCTTTGATGGCTTTGTATCATATTTGAAGGCAAAACTCAATGTGTCAGATGGATCCACCAGGTATCCTCTAGTGACAAAACACATCGACCAAGCTGCTTTAAAAGGCCTTCTTCTAAATCCAGACGTGTCCTCCAGACTTCAGCTTCCAGGCAGTGCTATCATCCAAGATTGGCAGCCCTTGGATCTCCTAGAGAGTAACCTTGAAGTCTTGGCCAGGCGAAATTTGTCATGGTTTGTGGATGATTTGAATGAGAAACCCTTGTTTATGAGCTTCCACACACCTCTATATCCTGTTCCGTTTAATGGAGGGTCTTTACGCCTAAATATCGACATGTTCGGAACAGATGCCTCCTTAGCAAAGAGAGCACTAACAGCTCACCTGAATACTGTGAAAGGTGAGATTCAGAGCACAGTCTTGGTCCATATGTATATGCATCCGAGTCTATGGGAAGTTATGAGGCAGTTTTGTGAGGGGCATGACGGGGTGAAACAGTGGAGGAATTACTGGGAGCAGCTCTTTTTGGAAAGGGAGTTAGTATGA
- the LOC130554842 gene encoding histidine N-acetyltransferase-like — MKIENSLPCSQLPEAPPQTGLQFTVATEEDFGDIMAMSKDIYGGLDYLPSRYQAWLQESNRIVILARKQGKVIALESACVIDDGETMLVEGLRVAPQERGKGVAGVLLRFCSQLVKSKYPDVKVSRLTRDDQLGPKDFQKYRLITKQGILLVRFRAEDLKLRLADLGPYISIAGQGLPPTNIPVRLEPAKVHQLFLSDVLMQDVLPNATIVQDWQPFKPVPSNMAILMKKDIDWMVDDAMRPTMASLCTFPFPVPIGDDWYYLNIDMFGKDLELAVQQLLCHLRCHTGALKGYVMCQVFLEPALWKPMADFFRETLKVELVKEYTEQCVVESDVI; from the exons ATGAAGATTGAAAATAGCCTCCCCTGCTCTCAGCTCCCCGAGGCCCCTCCTCAGACCGGCCTGCAGTTTACAGTGGCAACAGAGGAAGACTTTGGTGACATCATGGCCATGAGCAAGGATATTTACGGTGGCCTGGACTATCTGCCCTCCCGCTACCAAGCCTGGCTGCAAGAGAGCAACCGCATCGTCATTTTGGCTCGCAAGCAAGGCAAAGTG ATTGCGCTGGAGTCAGCATGTGTTATTGATGATGGGGAGACCATGCTGGTGGAAGGGCTCCGTGTTGCCCCGCAGGAGAGGGGAAAGGGTGTTGCTGGGGTACTTCTGCGGTTTTGCTCTCAGCTGGTGAAATCAAAGTACCCTGACGTTAAAGTCAGCAGATTGACCAGAGATGACCAACTGGGGCCAAAAGACTTCCAGAAGTACAGACTCATCACCAAACAG GGAATCCTCCTGGTGCGCTTCCGTGCCGAAGACCTAAAATTGCGCCTGGCTGATCTCGGGCCTTATATCAGTATTGCGGGGCAGGGTCTGCCCCCCACAAACATCCCGGTCCGTCTGGAGCCTGCAAAAGTGCATCAGCTCTTCTTGAGTGATGTTCTAATGCAGGACGTCCTTCCTAATGCCACCATCGTTCAAGATTGGCAGCCCTTCAAGCCTGTTCCGAGCAACATGGCCATCCTGATGAAGAAGGACATTGATTGGATGGTCGACGATGCCATGCGCCCAACCATGGCCAGCCTGTGCACCTTCCCGTTCCCTGTGCCGATTGGTGATGACTGGTACTACCTAAACATCGACATGTTTGGCAAAGACCTAGAGCTGGCCGTACAACAGCTGCTGTGCCACCTGAGGTGCCACACAGGCGCTTTGAAGGGTTACGTTATGTGTCAGGTCTTCCTGGAGCCTGCGCTGTGGAAGCCTATGGCCGATTTCTTTAGGGAGACCCTTAAAGTGGAGCTGGTGAAAGAATACACAGAGCAGTGCGTTGTGGAGTCAGATGTTATTTAG